From one Musa acuminata AAA Group cultivar baxijiao chromosome BXJ2-6, Cavendish_Baxijiao_AAA, whole genome shotgun sequence genomic stretch:
- the LOC135615373 gene encoding protein DWD HYPERSENSITIVE TO UV-B 1-like isoform X4, with the protein MLMQLIDIFQRGTTCQVLNLRFSPIRKLNMTGKFMELHTLNLDFSVHLNSFHINCFSCMPKLMRLSMCETRVANLWITSAALSKLRSLVELRFQTCLCCFDTGPCPTSGGVIRLGNEKIFSDKQQFSSYLGSRCVDNDDMLEQTMEHSTDDTLGRLCSDNLSFLNHDSLKSTTQVLSDESDSEFSSDTKEVDNLRKISDPVIEFNNQANSNVIVSPSKHSTPSSIISSVPTLIPTFEEVMSSSRRLNDSNSFIGHANADEFCCQHNYIDNFTITEEFSKDEGSLTNSLKVKNVTVTSLKNHISSHPSPICFETYYKEYMITSLPNLLVLDNLPIGDVEREQAKLVFKRYFERAPYNRRGKDSVVSIVQRREISSGVFFQRSSKVKQQYLRESNHSFLRSLSAAKVNSSPQPHSHSISNFRSGPSEETKSFRPRQFEYHPTDPRLMVFGTLDGELVVINHESEKLVGYLPSVGTTLNSILGLCWLKKHPSKLIAGSDNGSLQMYDVCRMLSKVTDRYCNMDASMHTFDDFEQLTSVHINSNDEYILASGFSNHVALYDMCSGRRLQIFKDLHKEHINVVKFAYHSPTLFATASFDKDVKMWDLRQGTSQPCYTASSSRGNVMVCFSPDDYYLLTSAIDNEVKQLLAVDGRLLTSFDITSTGNAQNYTRSYYMNGRDYMITGSCEEHVVRICCAQTGRRLKDVHLEGRGSKNSIFIQSLRSDPFRAFHMSILAAHWHPFTKSEIIKVNLLQTEECIEESTSG; encoded by the exons ATGTTGATGCAGTTGAT TGATATTTTCCAGAGAGGTACAACGTGCCAGGTTTTGAACTTGCGCTTCTCTCCTATTCGGAAGCTCAACATGACAGGGAAATTCATGGAATTACACACACTTAATTTGGATTTTAGTGTTCATTTGAACAGCTTCCACATCAATTGTTTTAGTTGTATGCCAAAGCTGATGCGGCTCTCAATGTGTGAAACAAGAGTAGCCAATCTATGGATAACAAGTGCTGCACTATCAAAACTTCGTTCTTTGGTTGAACTTCGCTTTCAAACTTGTTTGTGCTGCTTTGATACTGGGCCATGTCCAACATCTGGTGGAGTGATCAGACTGGGAAATGAGAAGATTTTCTCTGATAAGCAACAATTTTCTTCCTACTTAGGATCAAGATGTGTGGATAATGATGACATGTTAGAACAGACTATGGAACACTCTACAGATGACACTCTTGGTAGACTTTGCTCTGATAATCTctcatttttaaatcatgattcactgaAAAGCACTACTCAGGTGTTATCAGATGAAAGTGATTCAGAATTTTCAAGTGATACAAAAGAGGTTgacaatttgagaaaaatatctGATCCTGTTATTGAGTTTAATAACCAGGCCAATTCAAATGTCATAGTAAGCCCATCGAAACATTCTACACCATCTAGCATTATTTCTTCAGTACCAACTCTTATTCCAACTTTTGAGGAGGTAATGTCTTCAAGTAGAAGACTAAATGATAGTAACTCTTTTATTGGGCATGCAAATGCTGATGAATTTTGTTGTCAGCATAACTATATTGATAATTTCACTATCACTGAAGAATTTTCTAAAGATGAAGGATCTTTGACTAATAGTCTGAAGGTAAAAAATGTTACAGTGACCTCACTGAAGAATCATATTTCTAGTCATCCTTCACCAATTTGTTTTGAGACATACTACAAAGAATATATGATAACATCACTGCCAAATTTATTAGTTTTAGATAATTTGCCTATTGGAGATGTGGAACGGGAGCAAGCCAAATTAGTCTTTAAGAGATATTTTGAGCGTGCACCATATAACAGACGAGGAAAAGATTCTGTTGTCAGTATCGTTCAGAGGCGTGAAATCAGCAGTGGTGTTTTCTTTCAGAGATCTTCTAAAGTGAAGCAACAGTATCTTAGAGAAAGTAATCACTCATTCCTCAGGTCACTTTCTGCTGCTAAAGTAAACTCATCTCCACAGCCTCATTCACATTCAATTTCCAATTTTAGAAGTGGTCCAAGTGAAGAGACAAAGAGCTTTCGTCCAAGACAATTTGAGTACCATCCTACAGACCCAAGACTTATGGTATTTGGAACACTAGATGGGGAGCTTGTGGTTATTAACCATGAAAGCGAGAAACTTGTTGGTTATCTTCCATCAGTTGGTACGACACTAAATAGCATTTTAGGCCTTTGCTGGCTTAAGAAGCATCCATCTAAG CTCATCGCTGGTTCAGATAATGGTTCTTTGCAAATGTATGATGTTTGTCGAATGCTGTCAAAGGTCACTGATCGATATTGCAATATGGATGCTTCTATGCACACATTTGATGATTTTGAGCAGTTAACATCTGTCCATATAAATTCAAATGATGAATATATTCTTGCAAGTGGATTCTCAAATCATGTGGCGCTCTATGACATGTGCAGTGGAAGGCGTTTGCAAATTTTCAAGGACCTTCATAAGGAACATATAAATGTTGTCAAGTTTGCCTACCATTCACCCACTTTGTTTGCCACTGCATCCTTTGATAAAGATGTCAAGATGTGGGACTTAAGGCAAGGTACGTCACAGCCTTGTTATACAGCTTCAAGCTCTAGAGGGAACGTGATGGTTTGCTTTTCTCCTGATGATTACTATTTACTTACATCAGCCATAGACAATGAG GTTAAGCAACTATTGGCTGTAGATGGAAGACTTCTGACTTCATTTGACATTACTTCTACTGGAAATGCTCAAAATTATACTCGATCTTACTATATGAATGGAAGGGATTACATGATAACTGGAAGCTGCGAAGAGCATGTTGTACGCATATGCTGTGCTCAAACTGGAAGGAGGCTTAAAGATGTTCATCTCGAG
- the LOC135615373 gene encoding protein DWD HYPERSENSITIVE TO UV-B 1-like isoform X2, which yields MASDLSQLESRYCNACQKQEVLPNSSILSCLSKVKHQKVHFEQCSLEILIDNLTFSDIPPLIDTLSGISSSDVDAVDVSQKSSDVSIDGESLLLLVRAVNHKLRAVNFINSSFWKDVLRDIFQRGTTCQVLNLRFSPIRKLNMTGKFMELHTLNLDFSVHLNSFHINCFSCMPKLMRLSMCETRVANLWITSAALSKLRSLVELRFQTCLCCFDTGPCPTSGGVIRLGNEKIFSDKQQFSSYLGSRCVDNDDMLEQTMEHSTDDTLGRLCSDNLSFLNHDSLKSTTQVLSDESDSEFSSDTKEVDNLRKISDPVIEFNNQANSNVIVSPSKHSTPSSIISSVPTLIPTFEEVMSSSRRLNDSNSFIGHANADEFCCQHNYIDNFTITEEFSKDEGSLTNSLKVKNVTVTSLKNHISSHPSPICFETYYKEYMITSLPNLLVLDNLPIGDVEREQAKLVFKRYFERAPYNRRGKDSVVSIVQRREISSGVFFQRSSKVKQQYLRESNHSFLRSLSAAKVNSSPQPHSHSISNFRSGPSEETKSFRPRQFEYHPTDPRLMVFGTLDGELVVINHESEKLVGYLPSVGTTLNSILGLCWLKKHPSKLIAGSDNGSLQMYDVCRMLSKVTDRYCNMDASMHTFDDFEQLTSVHINSNDEYILASGFSNHVALYDMCSGRRLQIFKDLHKEHINVVKFAYHSPTLFATASFDKDVKMWDLRQGTSQPCYTASSSRGNVMVCFSPDDYYLLTSAIDNEVKQLLAVDGRLLTSFDITSTGNAQNYTRSYYMNGRDYMITGSCEEHVVRICCAQTGRRLKDVHLEGRGSKNSIFIQSLRSDPFRAFHMSILAAHWHPFTKSEIIKVNLLQTEECIEESTSG from the exons ATGGCCTCGGATCTCTCTCAGCTAGAATCAAG GTACTGTAATGCATGCCAGAAGCAGGAGGTTCTACCTAATTCTTCAATCTTATCGTGTCTATCAAAA GTGAAACATCAGAAAGTGCACTTTGAACAATGCTCTTTGGAAATCTTGATTGACAATTTGACATTTTCCGACATTCCTCCACTTATAGATACTTTATCAGGAATCAGTTCATCTGATGTTGATGCAGTTGATGTAAGTCAGAAATCATCTGATGTTTCAATAGATGGGGAATCTCTACTACTGTTAGTTCGTGCAGTCAACCATAAGCTTCGGGCTGTTAATTTCATTAATTCATCATTTTGGAAAGATGTTTTGCG TGATATTTTCCAGAGAGGTACAACGTGCCAGGTTTTGAACTTGCGCTTCTCTCCTATTCGGAAGCTCAACATGACAGGGAAATTCATGGAATTACACACACTTAATTTGGATTTTAGTGTTCATTTGAACAGCTTCCACATCAATTGTTTTAGTTGTATGCCAAAGCTGATGCGGCTCTCAATGTGTGAAACAAGAGTAGCCAATCTATGGATAACAAGTGCTGCACTATCAAAACTTCGTTCTTTGGTTGAACTTCGCTTTCAAACTTGTTTGTGCTGCTTTGATACTGGGCCATGTCCAACATCTGGTGGAGTGATCAGACTGGGAAATGAGAAGATTTTCTCTGATAAGCAACAATTTTCTTCCTACTTAGGATCAAGATGTGTGGATAATGATGACATGTTAGAACAGACTATGGAACACTCTACAGATGACACTCTTGGTAGACTTTGCTCTGATAATCTctcatttttaaatcatgattcactgaAAAGCACTACTCAGGTGTTATCAGATGAAAGTGATTCAGAATTTTCAAGTGATACAAAAGAGGTTgacaatttgagaaaaatatctGATCCTGTTATTGAGTTTAATAACCAGGCCAATTCAAATGTCATAGTAAGCCCATCGAAACATTCTACACCATCTAGCATTATTTCTTCAGTACCAACTCTTATTCCAACTTTTGAGGAGGTAATGTCTTCAAGTAGAAGACTAAATGATAGTAACTCTTTTATTGGGCATGCAAATGCTGATGAATTTTGTTGTCAGCATAACTATATTGATAATTTCACTATCACTGAAGAATTTTCTAAAGATGAAGGATCTTTGACTAATAGTCTGAAGGTAAAAAATGTTACAGTGACCTCACTGAAGAATCATATTTCTAGTCATCCTTCACCAATTTGTTTTGAGACATACTACAAAGAATATATGATAACATCACTGCCAAATTTATTAGTTTTAGATAATTTGCCTATTGGAGATGTGGAACGGGAGCAAGCCAAATTAGTCTTTAAGAGATATTTTGAGCGTGCACCATATAACAGACGAGGAAAAGATTCTGTTGTCAGTATCGTTCAGAGGCGTGAAATCAGCAGTGGTGTTTTCTTTCAGAGATCTTCTAAAGTGAAGCAACAGTATCTTAGAGAAAGTAATCACTCATTCCTCAGGTCACTTTCTGCTGCTAAAGTAAACTCATCTCCACAGCCTCATTCACATTCAATTTCCAATTTTAGAAGTGGTCCAAGTGAAGAGACAAAGAGCTTTCGTCCAAGACAATTTGAGTACCATCCTACAGACCCAAGACTTATGGTATTTGGAACACTAGATGGGGAGCTTGTGGTTATTAACCATGAAAGCGAGAAACTTGTTGGTTATCTTCCATCAGTTGGTACGACACTAAATAGCATTTTAGGCCTTTGCTGGCTTAAGAAGCATCCATCTAAG CTCATCGCTGGTTCAGATAATGGTTCTTTGCAAATGTATGATGTTTGTCGAATGCTGTCAAAGGTCACTGATCGATATTGCAATATGGATGCTTCTATGCACACATTTGATGATTTTGAGCAGTTAACATCTGTCCATATAAATTCAAATGATGAATATATTCTTGCAAGTGGATTCTCAAATCATGTGGCGCTCTATGACATGTGCAGTGGAAGGCGTTTGCAAATTTTCAAGGACCTTCATAAGGAACATATAAATGTTGTCAAGTTTGCCTACCATTCACCCACTTTGTTTGCCACTGCATCCTTTGATAAAGATGTCAAGATGTGGGACTTAAGGCAAGGTACGTCACAGCCTTGTTATACAGCTTCAAGCTCTAGAGGGAACGTGATGGTTTGCTTTTCTCCTGATGATTACTATTTACTTACATCAGCCATAGACAATGAG GTTAAGCAACTATTGGCTGTAGATGGAAGACTTCTGACTTCATTTGACATTACTTCTACTGGAAATGCTCAAAATTATACTCGATCTTACTATATGAATGGAAGGGATTACATGATAACTGGAAGCTGCGAAGAGCATGTTGTACGCATATGCTGTGCTCAAACTGGAAGGAGGCTTAAAGATGTTCATCTCGAG
- the LOC135615373 gene encoding protein DWD HYPERSENSITIVE TO UV-B 1-like isoform X3 has translation MHARSRRFYLILQSYRVYQNDIFQRGTTCQVLNLRFSPIRKLNMTGKFMELHTLNLDFSVHLNSFHINCFSCMPKLMRLSMCETRVANLWITSAALSKLRSLVELRFQTCLCCFDTGPCPTSGGVIRLGNEKIFSDKQQFSSYLGSRCVDNDDMLEQTMEHSTDDTLGRLCSDNLSFLNHDSLKSTTQVLSDESDSEFSSDTKEVDNLRKISDPVIEFNNQANSNVIVSPSKHSTPSSIISSVPTLIPTFEEVMSSSRRLNDSNSFIGHANADEFCCQHNYIDNFTITEEFSKDEGSLTNSLKVKNVTVTSLKNHISSHPSPICFETYYKEYMITSLPNLLVLDNLPIGDVEREQAKLVFKRYFERAPYNRRGKDSVVSIVQRREISSGVFFQRSSKVKQQYLRESNHSFLRSLSAAKVNSSPQPHSHSISNFRSGPSEETKSFRPRQFEYHPTDPRLMVFGTLDGELVVINHESEKLVGYLPSVGTTLNSILGLCWLKKHPSKLIAGSDNGSLQMYDVCRMLSKVTDRYCNMDASMHTFDDFEQLTSVHINSNDEYILASGFSNHVALYDMCSGRRLQIFKDLHKEHINVVKFAYHSPTLFATASFDKDVKMWDLRQGTSQPCYTASSSRGNVMVCFSPDDYYLLTSAIDNEVKQLLAVDGRLLTSFDITSTGNAQNYTRSYYMNGRDYMITGSCEEHVVRICCAQTGRRLKDVHLEGRGSKNSIFIQSLRSDPFRAFHMSILAAHWHPFTKSEIIKVNLLQTEECIEESTSG, from the exons ATGCATGCCAGAAGCAGGAGGTTCTACCTAATTCTTCAATCTTATCGTGTCTATCAAAA TGATATTTTCCAGAGAGGTACAACGTGCCAGGTTTTGAACTTGCGCTTCTCTCCTATTCGGAAGCTCAACATGACAGGGAAATTCATGGAATTACACACACTTAATTTGGATTTTAGTGTTCATTTGAACAGCTTCCACATCAATTGTTTTAGTTGTATGCCAAAGCTGATGCGGCTCTCAATGTGTGAAACAAGAGTAGCCAATCTATGGATAACAAGTGCTGCACTATCAAAACTTCGTTCTTTGGTTGAACTTCGCTTTCAAACTTGTTTGTGCTGCTTTGATACTGGGCCATGTCCAACATCTGGTGGAGTGATCAGACTGGGAAATGAGAAGATTTTCTCTGATAAGCAACAATTTTCTTCCTACTTAGGATCAAGATGTGTGGATAATGATGACATGTTAGAACAGACTATGGAACACTCTACAGATGACACTCTTGGTAGACTTTGCTCTGATAATCTctcatttttaaatcatgattcactgaAAAGCACTACTCAGGTGTTATCAGATGAAAGTGATTCAGAATTTTCAAGTGATACAAAAGAGGTTgacaatttgagaaaaatatctGATCCTGTTATTGAGTTTAATAACCAGGCCAATTCAAATGTCATAGTAAGCCCATCGAAACATTCTACACCATCTAGCATTATTTCTTCAGTACCAACTCTTATTCCAACTTTTGAGGAGGTAATGTCTTCAAGTAGAAGACTAAATGATAGTAACTCTTTTATTGGGCATGCAAATGCTGATGAATTTTGTTGTCAGCATAACTATATTGATAATTTCACTATCACTGAAGAATTTTCTAAAGATGAAGGATCTTTGACTAATAGTCTGAAGGTAAAAAATGTTACAGTGACCTCACTGAAGAATCATATTTCTAGTCATCCTTCACCAATTTGTTTTGAGACATACTACAAAGAATATATGATAACATCACTGCCAAATTTATTAGTTTTAGATAATTTGCCTATTGGAGATGTGGAACGGGAGCAAGCCAAATTAGTCTTTAAGAGATATTTTGAGCGTGCACCATATAACAGACGAGGAAAAGATTCTGTTGTCAGTATCGTTCAGAGGCGTGAAATCAGCAGTGGTGTTTTCTTTCAGAGATCTTCTAAAGTGAAGCAACAGTATCTTAGAGAAAGTAATCACTCATTCCTCAGGTCACTTTCTGCTGCTAAAGTAAACTCATCTCCACAGCCTCATTCACATTCAATTTCCAATTTTAGAAGTGGTCCAAGTGAAGAGACAAAGAGCTTTCGTCCAAGACAATTTGAGTACCATCCTACAGACCCAAGACTTATGGTATTTGGAACACTAGATGGGGAGCTTGTGGTTATTAACCATGAAAGCGAGAAACTTGTTGGTTATCTTCCATCAGTTGGTACGACACTAAATAGCATTTTAGGCCTTTGCTGGCTTAAGAAGCATCCATCTAAG CTCATCGCTGGTTCAGATAATGGTTCTTTGCAAATGTATGATGTTTGTCGAATGCTGTCAAAGGTCACTGATCGATATTGCAATATGGATGCTTCTATGCACACATTTGATGATTTTGAGCAGTTAACATCTGTCCATATAAATTCAAATGATGAATATATTCTTGCAAGTGGATTCTCAAATCATGTGGCGCTCTATGACATGTGCAGTGGAAGGCGTTTGCAAATTTTCAAGGACCTTCATAAGGAACATATAAATGTTGTCAAGTTTGCCTACCATTCACCCACTTTGTTTGCCACTGCATCCTTTGATAAAGATGTCAAGATGTGGGACTTAAGGCAAGGTACGTCACAGCCTTGTTATACAGCTTCAAGCTCTAGAGGGAACGTGATGGTTTGCTTTTCTCCTGATGATTACTATTTACTTACATCAGCCATAGACAATGAG GTTAAGCAACTATTGGCTGTAGATGGAAGACTTCTGACTTCATTTGACATTACTTCTACTGGAAATGCTCAAAATTATACTCGATCTTACTATATGAATGGAAGGGATTACATGATAACTGGAAGCTGCGAAGAGCATGTTGTACGCATATGCTGTGCTCAAACTGGAAGGAGGCTTAAAGATGTTCATCTCGAG
- the LOC135615373 gene encoding protein DWD HYPERSENSITIVE TO UV-B 1-like isoform X5: protein MTGKFMELHTLNLDFSVHLNSFHINCFSCMPKLMRLSMCETRVANLWITSAALSKLRSLVELRFQTCLCCFDTGPCPTSGGVIRLGNEKIFSDKQQFSSYLGSRCVDNDDMLEQTMEHSTDDTLGRLCSDNLSFLNHDSLKSTTQVLSDESDSEFSSDTKEVDNLRKISDPVIEFNNQANSNVIVSPSKHSTPSSIISSVPTLIPTFEEVMSSSRRLNDSNSFIGHANADEFCCQHNYIDNFTITEEFSKDEGSLTNSLKVKNVTVTSLKNHISSHPSPICFETYYKEYMITSLPNLLVLDNLPIGDVEREQAKLVFKRYFERAPYNRRGKDSVVSIVQRREISSGVFFQRSSKVKQQYLRESNHSFLRSLSAAKVNSSPQPHSHSISNFRSGPSEETKSFRPRQFEYHPTDPRLMVFGTLDGELVVINHESEKLVGYLPSVGTTLNSILGLCWLKKHPSKLIAGSDNGSLQMYDVCRMLSKVTDRYCNMDASMHTFDDFEQLTSVHINSNDEYILASGFSNHVALYDMCSGRRLQIFKDLHKEHINVVKFAYHSPTLFATASFDKDVKMWDLRQGTSQPCYTASSSRGNVMVCFSPDDYYLLTSAIDNEVKQLLAVDGRLLTSFDITSTGNAQNYTRSYYMNGRDYMITGSCEEHVVRICCAQTGRRLKDVHLEGRGSKNSIFIQSLRSDPFRAFHMSILAAHWHPFTKSEIIKVNLLQTEECIEESTSG, encoded by the exons ATGACAGGGAAATTCATGGAATTACACACACTTAATTTGGATTTTAGTGTTCATTTGAACAGCTTCCACATCAATTGTTTTAGTTGTATGCCAAAGCTGATGCGGCTCTCAATGTGTGAAACAAGAGTAGCCAATCTATGGATAACAAGTGCTGCACTATCAAAACTTCGTTCTTTGGTTGAACTTCGCTTTCAAACTTGTTTGTGCTGCTTTGATACTGGGCCATGTCCAACATCTGGTGGAGTGATCAGACTGGGAAATGAGAAGATTTTCTCTGATAAGCAACAATTTTCTTCCTACTTAGGATCAAGATGTGTGGATAATGATGACATGTTAGAACAGACTATGGAACACTCTACAGATGACACTCTTGGTAGACTTTGCTCTGATAATCTctcatttttaaatcatgattcactgaAAAGCACTACTCAGGTGTTATCAGATGAAAGTGATTCAGAATTTTCAAGTGATACAAAAGAGGTTgacaatttgagaaaaatatctGATCCTGTTATTGAGTTTAATAACCAGGCCAATTCAAATGTCATAGTAAGCCCATCGAAACATTCTACACCATCTAGCATTATTTCTTCAGTACCAACTCTTATTCCAACTTTTGAGGAGGTAATGTCTTCAAGTAGAAGACTAAATGATAGTAACTCTTTTATTGGGCATGCAAATGCTGATGAATTTTGTTGTCAGCATAACTATATTGATAATTTCACTATCACTGAAGAATTTTCTAAAGATGAAGGATCTTTGACTAATAGTCTGAAGGTAAAAAATGTTACAGTGACCTCACTGAAGAATCATATTTCTAGTCATCCTTCACCAATTTGTTTTGAGACATACTACAAAGAATATATGATAACATCACTGCCAAATTTATTAGTTTTAGATAATTTGCCTATTGGAGATGTGGAACGGGAGCAAGCCAAATTAGTCTTTAAGAGATATTTTGAGCGTGCACCATATAACAGACGAGGAAAAGATTCTGTTGTCAGTATCGTTCAGAGGCGTGAAATCAGCAGTGGTGTTTTCTTTCAGAGATCTTCTAAAGTGAAGCAACAGTATCTTAGAGAAAGTAATCACTCATTCCTCAGGTCACTTTCTGCTGCTAAAGTAAACTCATCTCCACAGCCTCATTCACATTCAATTTCCAATTTTAGAAGTGGTCCAAGTGAAGAGACAAAGAGCTTTCGTCCAAGACAATTTGAGTACCATCCTACAGACCCAAGACTTATGGTATTTGGAACACTAGATGGGGAGCTTGTGGTTATTAACCATGAAAGCGAGAAACTTGTTGGTTATCTTCCATCAGTTGGTACGACACTAAATAGCATTTTAGGCCTTTGCTGGCTTAAGAAGCATCCATCTAAG CTCATCGCTGGTTCAGATAATGGTTCTTTGCAAATGTATGATGTTTGTCGAATGCTGTCAAAGGTCACTGATCGATATTGCAATATGGATGCTTCTATGCACACATTTGATGATTTTGAGCAGTTAACATCTGTCCATATAAATTCAAATGATGAATATATTCTTGCAAGTGGATTCTCAAATCATGTGGCGCTCTATGACATGTGCAGTGGAAGGCGTTTGCAAATTTTCAAGGACCTTCATAAGGAACATATAAATGTTGTCAAGTTTGCCTACCATTCACCCACTTTGTTTGCCACTGCATCCTTTGATAAAGATGTCAAGATGTGGGACTTAAGGCAAGGTACGTCACAGCCTTGTTATACAGCTTCAAGCTCTAGAGGGAACGTGATGGTTTGCTTTTCTCCTGATGATTACTATTTACTTACATCAGCCATAGACAATGAG GTTAAGCAACTATTGGCTGTAGATGGAAGACTTCTGACTTCATTTGACATTACTTCTACTGGAAATGCTCAAAATTATACTCGATCTTACTATATGAATGGAAGGGATTACATGATAACTGGAAGCTGCGAAGAGCATGTTGTACGCATATGCTGTGCTCAAACTGGAAGGAGGCTTAAAGATGTTCATCTCGAG